The following coding sequences lie in one Hippopotamus amphibius kiboko isolate mHipAmp2 chromosome 7, mHipAmp2.hap2, whole genome shotgun sequence genomic window:
- the ASCL4 gene encoding achaete-scute homolog 4 has protein sequence MEKRKQGGLLTLPYHLRPVPVGMPGSLPRLPVRDPFRVPMRLDAACWERARGGGCAPRRPYLSLPLEGAFQPAFLRKRNERERQRVRCVNEGYARLRDHLPRELADKRLSKVETLRAAIRYIRHLQELLERHARGQEGAAGAGPQRRAECNSDGESKASSAPSPSSEPEEGAS, from the coding sequence ATGGAGAAACGTAAACAGGGCGGACTGCTGACCCTGCCGTACCACCTGCGCCCGGTGCCCGTGGGCATGCCAGGCTCCCTGCCCCGCCTCCCCGTGCGGGACCCCTTCAGGGTCCCCATGCGTCTGGACGCCGCGTGCTGGGAGCGGGCGCGCGGCGGCGGCTGCGCCCCGAGGCGGCCCTACCTGTCCCTGCCGCTGGAAGGCGCCTTCCAGCCCGCCTTCCTCCGCAAGCGCAACGAGCGCGAGCGGCAGCGGGTGCGCTGCGTGAACGAGGGGTACGCGCGCCTCCGAGATCACCTGCCCCGCGAGCTGGCCGACAAGCGACTCAGCAAGGTGGAGACGCTCCGCGCCGCCATCCGCTACATCAGGCACCTCCAGGAGCTGCTGGAGCGCCACGCGCGGGGGCAGGAGGGCGCGGCCGGCGCCGGCCCCCAGCGCAGGGCCGAATGCAACAGCGACGGCGAGTCCAAGGCCTCGTCGGCGCCTTCGCCCAGCAGCGAGCCCGAGGAGGGGGCCAGTTAG